The genomic stretch CGTTCTTATGCATTGGCATCCTCTTCTTGGTTTGCACGCAGGAAAGAGCAAAACTTTGAGCAATTGTGTGATACATTGAATTTCTATTCTTCTCGTAAACATTCTTTTTTCCGTAAAATAAGCGTTTGGAGAAGCGTTGCTATATGGACTTTACTGATTGGTTGTAGTATAACATTCTTTTATTTATATCATTCGTCTAGTCCAGAAGTTCTTACTCCTTCTTATTGTCAGATTGAGGTTCCCCAGGGGGCCAGTTCGAAATTATTATTGCCTGATAGTACCATTGTTTTTCTGAATGGGGGGACGGTTTTAAAGTATGATGTTTCTTTGCAGCAGCGGACTGACCGGAAAGTTTTTCTTTCAGGTGAGGCTTATTTCAAAGTTTCTAGAAATATGCTCAAGCCTTTTATTGTTCATACGGGGGAATTGAATATAAAAGTATTAGGTACAACATTTAATGTGGCTTCTTATCCTGATGATACGGAAATAAAAGTGAGCCTTGTGGAAGGTAGTGTGAATGTTTACACTACTTCAGATGCTAAAAAGAATATTCTTCTTTCTCCTGATGAGCAAGCTGTTTATAATAAAAATGATAAGGTATTGTCTATGAGAAAGATAGATGCGGTATCTCAAGCAGCATGGACTACAGGAAGACTGGTATTTGTTAATGAAAAGTTATTTGATATTTTGAAAACAATCGGGAAAAAATATGATGTACAGATACTTGTGCAGTCTCGGAAAGTGTATACTGAATATTTTTCAGGAAGTATAGATACGAATCTGACTTTGGATGAAATTCTTTCTTATTTAGATGTGGATAATAAGTTTATGTGGAGAAAGAAAGGAAAAACAATAGTTATTACAGACCGGTAACTGATAGATAAAAAGTACTGTGAAAAGTACATGCTTAAATAATTGTTAACTAAAAATTCTAAGTATGAAAAAAAACTTTTGTAAAGTTCGTAGGGGGCATTGCCTCTCTCTTGTATGGATAGTTTCATTTCTACTATGGGGAAATGTCACTATGGCCGCATTGCCTATTCAGGAGGCAAAACTTTCTATACAACAGCGTTCAGTGGCTTTGAGTCGGGTTTTTTATGAGATTGAAAAACAGACCGGCTACTCTTTCCTTGTTCGTAATAATGATATTAATATGAATGAGAAAGTATCTATTGATGTTAAAAATAAAAGTGTGGAAGAGGTGCTTGAGATGTTGTTTGTAGGGAAAAATATCCGTTATAAAGTGGAAGGGGAGCATATTTCTGTTTATAAACCCCAGCAATCAAGACAAAATGCA from Phocaeicola dorei encodes the following:
- a CDS encoding FecR family protein codes for the protein MNSQIDEFERIMLDYLKGEISSEDMQKLTILLKRENACREKYREIARSYALASSSWFARRKEQNFEQLCDTLNFYSSRKHSFFRKISVWRSVAIWTLLIGCSITFFYLYHSSSPEVLTPSYCQIEVPQGASSKLLLPDSTIVFLNGGTVLKYDVSLQQRTDRKVFLSGEAYFKVSRNMLKPFIVHTGELNIKVLGTTFNVASYPDDTEIKVSLVEGSVNVYTTSDAKKNILLSPDEQAVYNKNDKVLSMRKIDAVSQAAWTTGRLVFVNEKLFDILKTIGKKYDVQILVQSRKVYTEYFSGSIDTNLTLDEILSYLDVDNKFMWRKKGKTIVITDR